From Cryptococcus deuterogattii R265 chromosome 13, complete sequence:
ACAACCCCGTATAAAAGTCACAAAGAAGCaggaaagaagacaaaaagaagaagaagaaaagatgaggCGCACAAATGGAGGAGCCAAGAAAATCCCTCTGAGCGGTATCAAGACGCTCACGTTTTATGCGGACAAGTATACCGCCGGACGACGCACCAGTCCTATCCGTCAGTCCCCCCTCCTCTCGTCCATATCGTCTATATCGTCAAAGCGCTAAACTTTTTTGGCTAGCACAACTCACATGTCAAGGTCCCGGATGCAAGATATTCCAGCCAGATGTCGTACAGTGTACGAAtatgggagatgatggattaGGCAATGTCCAGTGGAAAGTATGTCCCAATCCTCTCGAAAAGACACACACATACTCTTTCGACCTTTTGACAGTGATTAACCAAACTATAGTGTGATACCGATTTACCGTCGTCCTTGCGGCTCGGCAAAGTAGACGTCTCGTGTGAAGGGTGGTCAGCCAAAGGCGATCCCGATATCCTCCAAGGTACGTTTGTACAATCTcttatcaagaagaagaatgggaacTTTTTTGGTTGACGACTTTTTTGGAATTctcccccttttttttttttgtatATGTAGGATCATGCGGGTTGACGTACAATCTATACAAAGTGAATAAAGGGTTGGAATACGGTGAAGACCCTTAttccactcttccttcccattaCTACAGCCTGTTCAACAAGGCATTCAACGTCGTGTTCTACCTCGTTACGTTGATCATTGTGTACAACCTCCTCCGCGCGCTTCTGGATCGATATGCGGGGTGGAGGTTGCCCG
This genomic window contains:
- a CDS encoding uncharacterized protein (genome sequence mistake) gives rise to the protein MRRTNGGAKKIPLSGIKTLTFYADKYTAGRRTSPIPQLTCQGPGCKIFQPDVVQCTNMGDDGLGNVQWKCDTDLPSSLRLGKVDVSCEGWSAKGDPDILQGSCGLTYNLYKVNKGLEYGEDPYSTLPSHYYSLFNKAFNVVFYLVTLIIVYNLLRALLDRYAGWRLPGLYRSAAAAAAGGVAGRGRWGGDGGVEGMGKRTRVRRRSTSPSPPSSLHQTRPNPNPTYLYPTTTNASSASASRPRDVVEPRFLDRSRRRRIRCLAR